Genomic segment of Cytobacillus suaedae:
AATGTGGGCCACGGTCTGTTAGGTCACCGACAAAAGCTAATTTTCTTCCTTCTGGATGAATGGGTATATCTTCAACCCACTTATATCCCAGTTCCTCGACGATAGTTACTAATTCATCATAACAACCATGTATATCGCCTATAATATCTAGCTTCATATGTTAATCACTCCAATCAAGAATTCCATTTCTTACTTTGCCAAGATAGTGAAAAAGCTATCCATTAAAATGGATAGCTAATTGACGTTAATCAAACATATATTTTCTTGTGCGTGAACGCACATTTAACACAATACCAATTGCAATCATATAGGTTGCCAATGAACTTCCACCGTAGCTAACAAATGGAAGGGGTAAGCCTGTAATTGGAAGTAACTGAATGCTCATTCCGATATTTTGAAATACTTGGAAGGTAATCATACCAATAACTCCTGCACATAGATAGCTTCCAAAAGGGTCATGGCTTTCAAGTGCGGCATGAATTAGACGGTAAATTAAAAGGAAGAACAGAGATATAACAATACTTGCCCCTATGAATCCAAATTGCTCAGAGATAACAGCAAAAATGAAATCTGTATGTCCCTCAGGGATAATAACTTCCGAATTTTGATAGCCTTTTCCTCTTAATTGTCCTGAACCAATTGCTAGCAAGGAACGAAGTAACTGAAATCCTTGTTCACTTGAATGCTGCTCAGGCGCAAGCCAACCATAAAATCGATTGAGTTGATAATCTTCTTTTATAATATAGGTTCTAAAAAACTCAGGAAACGCAAAATAAATATAAACGACTACAGATACAGTGAATATCCCAGTGAACAGAAATCCGAAGATAATTCTCCACTTAATTCCTGCAACTAAAATTAATGAACCCATAATGGCCATAAAGACCATGGTCATCCCCATATCAGGCTGTTTTGTTAGTAAGTAAATGGGGGGCGCAGATGTTAAGAATATTTTACCTAACAGTAAAAAGTCATCCTTAACCGTATTAACTGGATATTTTTCTCGATGCTCTGCAACGATTTTACTTAGTACAATGATTAATATGATTTTCACTAATTCTGAAGGTTGAAACGTACCAATACCAGGGAGAGAATACCAACTCGTTGCTCCCTTTCTTGTTTCAACCAAAGCACTAGGGAAGTTAAGTTCCAACCCAAGTAATAAAATCAACCCAAAGCCATATAAATACCAAGAAATCATTTTAAAACGATCAAAATCAAGAATCATCGTTATAATAATAGCAACAGCGCCAATAACGTACCATTTGATCTGTTGTGCTACAAAGTTAATGCTTTTTAATTTTTCAGGTAAAAAAGGCTGGGCACTATCAATCGCAACACAGCTTACAATGGCTAATAAGAATAATATAAAAAGTAGCGTATAGTCTACTTGTTGACCGGGTGAATGTTCTTTCTCCATAATAAATCCCTTCTTCTAATTCCAAATGTTTTCTGTTTTATTATTTAGGGTAGAAGTTTAACTATATTCAGCAAAAGTCTTCTACTTCTATAGTAGAGGATGAATGAAAAAGAGTATAAATTCGTTCGGGGTAAAAATTCTGACTGAATAAAGTTAAAGCCTCCGGCGGATGCCTCGATTTTTCAGAGGAAATTTTTCGAGCAAGCTCGAAAAAAATCGGGCGCAAATACGCCAAGGCGCATTTTATAAAATGTCCTATCTTCTAATCTTAGCCTATTTTTTAGTGATTGCAAATATAACGGTGAAATTTCAGATTAGTTTGTACTAATCATATCACACGACAAATTTCAACATATTTGGTAGTATAGAAAAAATGAGAAGAAGGGAGGGTGAATCAATGAGCGAGAAAAATGAATTCGAGAAAGAATTTATTGAATTAGAAACAGAGCAACTAACAGAAGCATTAGATGGAGATCAGATAGATGTTTTTCGTAGTCTTTTTCTAGAGTTACATCCTTATGACCAAGCTAAATTCTTCGGGAAAATATCACAAGAACAAAGGGTAAAGCTTTATCATTTTCTATCACCTGAAGAAATGGCAGGGATTTTTGAAAATGTAAATACGGACGAGGAAGACTACGAAACATATCTTTCAGAGATGGATTCAACGTATGTAGCTGATATGCTAGGACAAATGTATGCCGATGATGCAGTTGATGTCTTAAATGAGTTAGACAAAGATCAGGTAGCTGGTTATTTATCGATTATGGATGTTCATGCTGCACAAGAAATTCGGGAGCTACTGCATTACGATGAATATACAGCTGGTAGTATCATGACTACTGAGTTTATCGCAATAGAAGCAAATCAGACGGCTCGCTCAGCTATGCAAATTTTGAAAAATGAAGCACCTATGGCTGAGACAATCTACTATGTATATGTTATCAATGAAGATAAACGACTTGTCGGGGTCTTAACATTAAGGGATTTAATCATAGCTGATGAGGATACGATGATTTCTGAAATTACGAATGAGAGAGTTGTATCTGTATCAGTTAGT
This window contains:
- a CDS encoding FtsW/RodA/SpoVE family cell cycle protein, whose protein sequence is MEKEHSPGQQVDYTLLFILFLLAIVSCVAIDSAQPFLPEKLKSINFVAQQIKWYVIGAVAIIITMILDFDRFKMISWYLYGFGLILLLGLELNFPSALVETRKGATSWYSLPGIGTFQPSELVKIILIIVLSKIVAEHREKYPVNTVKDDFLLLGKIFLTSAPPIYLLTKQPDMGMTMVFMAIMGSLILVAGIKWRIIFGFLFTGIFTVSVVVYIYFAFPEFFRTYIIKEDYQLNRFYGWLAPEQHSSEQGFQLLRSLLAIGSGQLRGKGYQNSEVIIPEGHTDFIFAVISEQFGFIGASIVISLFFLLIYRLIHAALESHDPFGSYLCAGVIGMITFQVFQNIGMSIQLLPITGLPLPFVSYGGSSLATYMIAIGIVLNVRSRTRKYMFD